ATAATTTATTGGTAAATTATAACACAAGTGCTCATCTGCTTATAAAGCAAAAGGATTTTCACGAAAATTCCCTAGAAAGTAACCTGTTGTATTTTTGTCGCTTTTGGTTTCTCTTTGTCATTATACttgttttaattcattttttaatttttaacaatgcTTGggataagaaaaaatatcagAATATCAGTTAACTTTCTGCAGCGAAGAACCATCACTGTAAAGCAAAAACTGGGCAAGAATAGGCCCCTACCAGGATGGGATCCAAATTCTGAGTATTTTCGTCCAGGACCCACCATGTTAAATCGCTTACAAGAACACTTGCATGATACCATTTTACCGGATGTATTAGCTGCTTCATATCGACATGACATAGATACAGCGTTAAGCACAGATGAACATACACAGAAAGACAGACTTCCAAGGTGGATTGGTGATAACCCTTATTATAAAAACCGGCCTCCTCAGAAAATGCGTGGTAATAAGCCTCTGTTACCAGTAAAGGAGTCCGTTAATCCTAAAAACCTTCCTTCTATTAGCAAAGTTGTCGTCAGCACTATGCATAAAGAAGCACTCGTTGACAAAACGCAGCTCTTGAGTACAATGATGGCATTTCGTTCTATAACGGGTTTGCAGCCCGAAATAGTCTATGCACGTAAGGACGTTTCTCCCTGGAAACTTCGTTCAGGTGTGCCAGTAGGTGTAAAGGTTACTCTAACTGGAGAATCTATGTAtacatttctttcaatCTTATCTGAGTTGGTTCTTCCTCAGCTTCATGATTTCAAGGGCCTGAGTCCTACAAGCGGAGATCAAACAGGAAACATATCTTTTGGTTTACCAAGTGAAGTCATGCCTTTATTTCCCCAAATTGAAGCTGTTTATGAGATGTATCCGCACTCTTTACCTGGATTTAACGTAAATATAACAACCAATTCCAAAGATACCCGTTTGGCTCGTTTTTTCGTCAGCAGTCTTATTCCATTTACAGATGGAAATAAGGAAGGCTATGTTGGATAGTAgacaatttattttatatctACTATACCTAATCTTTTCTCCTCAAGGAGTGAACAAAAAATCCCCTTCTCTACGACTAATGCATACATACGTTTTTGAGTTTTACTTGTTTAAGTGATAGAATTCCCGTAGATATGTGttattatatatttatgttaTCGTTTTCacaaagtaaataaaaataaaaagttttttcttgaaaagGAATAATCAAtggatattttttaaacaaactGAACATGTaaaatagtatttttttagtaacTAAACTCATAATGGTATTTATCAAGGACATTcacaaaatcattaaaaacatGAATATTGTAGAAAAATATAGCAACTTAAATCATACGGTTTATAggttaaataaattcattagTTCTAAATGGCATAAATGCAATGATAATGATgcaaaaaaacataaaaaagataGATCGTAAAATAATGTTTCTGTTTTCATCATAACTTAGCCGGCTTATGAAACGAACGGGTGGCTCAACAACTCTGATGCTGTAGGTCTAAGATTACAATCTATGGCAAACGTTTTCTCAAGGAAATCTATGGCCGATGAAGAAATGTTAGAAGGGAATTCCGGCAGAATGTTCTCCCCAATTCTGAAAATGGCCTGCATTTGATCACAATTCGGATAAGGGTGCTTACTAGTGAGCATCTCGATTACCAAACATCCCAAAGACCAAATATCTGTTTTCTCCGTATGCATAGTTTGCTTCACCACTTCGGGAGCCatccaaaaagaagagCCTTGAAAAGAAGGGCGAGCACCACCCGTCTTCGTAGAGGTACTATTTAGTTCAAGTTTCTTCGATATCCCAAAGTCCGAAATTTTAATCTTCCCTTTATTATCAACCAAGATGTTCGCACCTTTTATATCACGGTGTACAATGCCGCGTGAATGAAGGTATTCTAAGCCTTTAAGGGTTTGCTTAATAAAGTTCTTGACTAGCGTTTCCTCAAAGCTTCCATACATTGTAAGCAATCCGGCAACCGACCCCCCAGGAAcatattccaaaaaaatgttCAAGTGGTCCGAATTTAAGTTAGAACCGAGATATTGGACAATATGCTCATGAGACAACTCCTGTAGAAGAGCAATTTCACCCGCTAATGCATCTAAAAGTTTGGCATGGCGGTCTTTTGATTCAGAAACAGAATCTAAGATCACTTGCTTAACAGCCATCAACTCACCACTAGATGCATTCATACCGAGATAAACTTGTCCAAACGATCCTGAACCTATTAACGCACCACGTATCCATTTGATAGACTGATCATCAGTGTCCTCTTCAAGTGTATTTGTGTCCTCACTTGTAGTGGAAGTTGGAGAAATTGGGGATGGTTGCTCAATAAATGATGGGGATGAACCAGGTGAAAAGGAAAGTACTTGATGGTTGCCATGCGCGCTTTCTGAAAAAACATTATACTTCGACGATTTTTCATTTCCGTTGGACTGGTATAAAGGTTCCACACCAACCATGGTTATGGATTTTTGAAGCGATGGTGGTCTAGAAATACGCTGAGTAGAAGATACAGTAAGTGGAGGATCAAATCCCCTATCAATCCTAGGAAGTCGGTTAACATCTTCAGCAACAGAAATCCTCAGAGAGGAAAGAGGACAAACCAATTCGGAAGGGCGAGCCCGCCGAGAGCTTCTTGGCAAAATTTCTTGACCAAAATTACCAAGATTGTGCCCTTGAGACGTACGTATGCTAAGGTTTCTACGAAGAGAGTTtgatattgttttttccaGTAGCTTTGGTTGATGATCGGGGAAAAAATCGGAAATTCTAGAATTAATAAGCTCGCTAGGAGGTCGCTGGTAGGATTCAAATGGTTTCGCATTATTTGAGCGGACACTTCGTTTCTGAGTGCTCGTGGGAAGAACAGAGGAAAGTTTAGGAGAAAGGGAGGACTGTGATGATAATGCTGCCGGTTGAGCCAATTCAATCTCCCAAGAACGGCGGAGGTCTTCAAACGATGGACAAggcttttcttttggcaCAATAATTAACCTGTCGCGTTCCGGTGA
This region of Schizosaccharomyces pombe strain 972h- genome assembly, chromosome: II genomic DNA includes:
- the byr2 gene encoding MAP kinase kinase kinase Byr2; amino-acid sequence: MEYYTSKEVAEWLKSIGLEKYIEQFSQNNIEGRHLNHLTLPLLKDLGIENTAKGKQFLKQRDYLREFPRPCILRFIACNGQTRAVQSRGDYQKTLAIALKKFSLEDASKFIVCVSQSSRIKLITEEEFKQICFNSSSPERDRLIIVPKEKPCPSFEDLRRSWEIELAQPAALSSQSSLSPKLSSVLPTSTQKRSVRSNNAKPFESYQRPPSELINSRISDFFPDHQPKLLEKTISNSLRRNLSIRTSQGHNLGNFGQEILPRSSRRARPSELVCPLSSLRISVAEDVNRLPRIDRGFDPPLTVSSTQRISRPPSLQKSITMVGVEPLYQSNGNEKSSKYNVFSESAHGNHQVLSFSPGSSPSFIEQPSPISPTSTTSEDTNTLEEDTDDQSIKWIRGALIGSGSFGQVYLGMNASSGELMAVKQVILDSVSESKDRHAKLLDALAGEIALLQELSHEHIVQYLGSNLNSDHLNIFLEYVPGGSVAGLLTMYGSFEETLVKNFIKQTLKGLEYLHSRGIVHRDIKGANILVDNKGKIKISDFGISKKLELNSTSTKTGGARPSFQGSSFWMAPEVVKQTMHTEKTDIWSLGCLVIEMLTSKHPYPNCDQMQAIFRIGENILPEFPSNISSSAIDFLEKTFAIDCNLRPTASELLSHPFVS
- the mrpl7 gene encoding mitochondrial 54S ribosomal protein uL5m; this translates as MLGIRKNIRISVNFLQRRTITVKQKLGKNRPLPGWDPNSEYFRPGPTMLNRLQEHLHDTILPDVLAASYRHDIDTALSTDEHTQKDRLPRWIGDNPYYKNRPPQKMRGNKPLLPVKESVNPKNLPSISKVVVSTMHKEALVDKTQLLSTMMAFRSITGLQPEIVYARKDVSPWKLRSGVPVGVKVTLTGESMYTFLSILSELVLPQLHDFKGLSPTSGDQTGNISFGLPSEVMPLFPQIEAVYEMYPHSLPGFNVNITTNSKDTRLARFFVSSLIPFTDGNKEGYVG